From one Triticum urartu cultivar G1812 chromosome 3, Tu2.1, whole genome shotgun sequence genomic stretch:
- the LOC125545349 gene encoding LOW QUALITY PROTEIN: internalin I (The sequence of the model RefSeq protein was modified relative to this genomic sequence to represent the inferred CDS: inserted 2 bases in 1 codon) yields the protein MVNKSYAVPSSARSPRSHHFAPSRQAAASTETPDLPCXVQPMAAASASAGNAGEPRLVDRCIDAAARCRASVEAWRRQRRSLERLPGQVADALLSRLAARRLLFPSLLEVFQHSVQEVDFSGNIAVDAEWLAYLGSFRYLGILKLADCKKVDHAAIWPLSGMSMLKELDLSRCSRITDAGIKHIVSIDSLEKLHLSETGLTDNGVMLISALKGLNLLDLGGIHMTDKALRSLQVLTQLEHLDIWGSEITDEGASVLKAFTRLRFLNVSWTHVTRLPPLPNMKYLNMSNCTIYSIRGGDSEVHIPLQKFTASAASFGDIDEVFSSIVASSFSFLDMSGCSLSNLYGLQKMKSLEHLDLSLSRVTDDAIEYVANIGMKLRYLSLKNTGITSQAPCILAGTVPNLASLSLAYTKVDDSALVYISMMPSLRVIDLSHTSIKGFTRAEANSEKVLSLPLLEHLIYLESLNLEDTPLSDEVIPSIASFRALKYLYLKSDFLSDPALHALSSASNLIHLGFCGSILSNSGLLQFVPPAQLHVLDLSGCWVLTGYAISSFRSHHPVIEVRHELIQELQPSHIGTSQVHKSRHLPRAKTKVVNSSADSSRHSGIFFVDQRIKYSREKMLEIQDLTQSNSVLHDVQLPPELRRME from the exons ATGGTTAACAAATCCTACGCCGTGCCCAGCTCTGCGAGGTCCCCCAGATCCCATCATTTCGCCCCCTCCCGTCAAGCGGCGGCTAGCACCGAAACGCCGGACTTGCCGTG CGTCCAACCCatggcagccgcctccgcctccgccggaAACGCGGGCGAGCCGCGGCTCGTCGACCGCTGCATCGACGCAGCGGCGCGGTGCCGAGCCTCCGTGGAGGCCTGGCGCCGCCAACGCCGGTCCCTCGAGCGCCTGCCCGGGCAGGTGGCCGACGCGCTCCTCAGCCGCCTCGCCGCTCGCCGCCTCCTTTTCCCCTCCCTCCTCGA GGTTTTCCAGCACTCGGTGCAGGAGGTCGACTTCAGCGGCAACATCGCCGTAGATGCGGAGTGGCTGGCTTACCTCGGCTCGTTCCGGTACCTGGGCATCCTCAAGCTGGCGGACTGCAAGAAGGTCGACCACGCCGCGATCTGGCCGCTCTCCG GCATGAGTATGCTAAAAGAATTGGACTTGTCGAGATGCTCTAGGATAACTGATGCCGGCATCAAACATATAGTCTCCATTGATAGTCTGGAGAAGCTACACTTATCTGAGACTGGATTGACTGACAATGGGGTGATGCTCATCTCAGCACTAAAAGGTTTAAATTTGCTAGATTTGGGAGGGATTCATATGACCGACAAAGCATTACGGTCATTACAG GTATTGACTCAACTTGAGCACCTTGATATATGGGGTAGTGAAATTACTGATGAGGGAGCTTCCGTCCTTAAGGCGTTTACAAGATTGAGGTTCTTAAATGTTTCTTGGACACATGTGACTCGTTTGCCACCCCTTCCAAACATGAAATATCTTAATATGAGCAACTGTACAATTTATTCCATTCGTGGCGGTGATTCTGAAGTTCATATTCCTTTGCAAAAGTTTACGGCCTCTGCAGCCTCATTTGGTGACATTGATGAGGTGTTCTCTAGCATCGTAGCAAGCTCATTTTCATTCTTGGACATGTCTGGTTGTTCTTTAAGCAACTTATATGGCCTGCAAAAGATGAAAAGTCTAGAGCATTTGGACCTTAGCTTGAGCAGAGTAACTGATGATGCAATCGAGTATGTTGCAAATATTGGAATGAAGCTGAGATATCTAAGCCTCAAGAATACTGGAATAACCTCTCAGGCACCATGTATTTTGGCAGGAACAGTTCCAAACCTGGCTTCACTGTCTTTAGCTTATACAAAAGTTGATGATTCTGCTCTAGTATATATCAGCATGATGCCTTCATTGAGAGTGATAGATCTAAGTCATACAAGTATCAAAG GGTTCACTCGTGCTGAAGCAAACTCAGAGAAAGTACTGTCTCTGCCTCTACTTGAGCATCTCATATATCTTGAAAGTCTAAATCTGGAGGATACACCACTGTCAGATGAAGTTATACCTTCCATAGCATCCTTTAGAGCACTAAAATATTTGTACCTGAAAAGTGATTTCTTGTCTGACCCCGCATTGCATGCCCTGTCTTCTGCCTCAAATTTGATACATCTTGGATTTTGTGGGAGTATATTATCAAACTCTGGGCTTCTGCAATTTGTGCCCCCTGCCCAGCTACATGTGTTGGATTTAAGTGGCTGCTGGGTCTTAACAGGGTATGCCATCTCATCATTTCGTAGCCATCACCCGGTGATAGAGGTGAGACATGAACTAATTCAGGAACTTCAACCAAGCCACATCGGTACTTCACAAGTTCACAAGTCTAGGCATCTTCCACGGGCAAAAACTAAAGTTGTTAATAGCTCGGCTGATTCTAGCAGGCATTCTGGTATCTTCTTCGTAG ATCAAAGGATAAAATACAGCAGGGAGAAAATGCTGGAGATCCAAGATCTTACCCAATCGAATTCAGTGTTACATGACGTGCAGCTTCCACCAGAGCTGCGAAGGATGGAATGA